The region CTTTACCTCCGCCAGAAGTTCCTCACCATCCACACCGCCGTCAGCGGTGCCAACTTCCTCATCGCGGAGACCGGCGGAGTCTGCGTCGTGGAAAGTGAAGGCAACGGCCGCATGTGCCTCACGCTGCCCAAGACCCTCATCACAATAGCCGGCATAGACAAGGTCATCCCCCGCTTCCAGGACCTTGAAGTCCTCCTCCAGCTTCTCCCCCGCTCCGCCACCGGCGAGCGCATGAACCCTTACAACTCCGTCTGGACCGGCGTCACGCCCGGCGATGGCCCAAAGAACTTCCACGTCATCCTCCTCGACAACGCCCGCACCGAGATCCTCGCCGACCACGAAGGCCGCCAGACCCTCAATTGCATCCGTTGCGGCGCCTGCCAGAACGCCTGCCCCGTCTACCGCCAGACCGGCGGCCATGCCTACGGTTCGGTCTACGCTGGCCCCATCGGCGCCATCCTCACCCCGCAGCTTCAACACATGGAGCACGCCCAGTCCCTGCCGTATGCGTCCTCCCTCTGCGGCGCCTGTTATGAGGTCTGTCCCGTCAAGATCAACATCCCGGAGGTCCTCATCCACCTCCGCAACAAGGTCGTCAAACAGAACGGCGCACTCACCCCGGAAGCTCTCGCCATGCGCACCATGGGCATGATCTTCCGCAGTGAAAGCCGCTTCCGTGCCGCGCAGCGTTTCGGCCGCATCGCAGAGACTCCCCTCGTCCGCAAGGACGGCCAGGGCCAGGGCTGGATCGGCTGGCTCCCCGGTCTGTTAGGCGGTTGGACCCAGGTCCGCGATCTCCAATCCATGCCCAAACAGACCTTCCGCGAGTGGTTCGAAAACCGCCCCCAATCGACCGGCAAACCAGCCCCCAAAAAGGGAGGCACTGATGTCCTCTAATTTGAAAAATCCAGCCCGAGAAGCCATCCTCTCCCGCATCAACATGGCCCTCCTGCCAACACCAGAGAGTCAGCCGGAAGACCACATCGCCACCTCCTGGTCCGCCATCCCACGCACCTTCCGCCATGACACCCAGGCCTCCCCGCAAGACGTCCTGCACCTCCTGATAGACCGTCTCCACGACTACGACGCGCAAGTCCTCACCTGCACGCCTTCCGGCATCACAGAGTCCATCGCAAAGATGCTCACCGCCCGAGGCGTCCGCAAGCTTCTCCTGCCCGCAGGCTTCCCCGAAGACATCCTGCCGCAAGGCTTCGAGTACATCCCCGACGGAAGAGAGGGTGAATCCCTCACCGCAGCCCAGCTGGACGCCACGGACGGCGTCATCACCCTGAGCACTCTTGCCATCGCCGAAACCGGTACCCTCGTCCTCCAGAACGTCCCAGGGCAGGGAAGGCGAGCCGCATCGCTCGTCCCGGACTACCACCTCTGCCTCGTCAACGCAGCAGACGTCAAAGCCACCGTCCCTGAAGCCGTCGCAGCCCTCCAGCCCACCGCCGCGCTCCCCACCACCTTCATCTCTGGCCCATCCGCCACTGCGGACATTGAGATGACCCGCATCAAGGGAGTCCACGGCCCGCGCTTCCTGGACGTCATCCTCATCTCGTCCGAGTAACCGCCATCCACCCAGATCCTTCTTGACAACAGCCCCCGGCACAGCGCAGTCTAACTGAGTTTCAATAGAGATGTTTTTTCAGTATTGTTGTGCTTGGGGGAGATTTCATCATGCCGGATTTGAACGGTGCAGTAACGGAGCAGGATCAACAGCGCGTGTGGGCAGCGCTCGACAAATTTCGCATCGAGATCCCGTCCTGGGGCTTCGCCAACACCGGCACCCGCTTCGGCAAATTTTCACAGCCCGCAGCCGCCAGCACCATCGAAGAAAAGTTCGCGGATGCAGCCCAGGTCAACGCCCTTACCGGCGTCTCCTCCACCATGGCCCTGCACGTCCTCTGGGACCTTCCCAGCGGCAAATCCGACATCCCCAAGATCCAGCAGCTTGAGCGCACCTACGGCATCCGTTCGGGCTCCATCAACCCGAACCTCTTCCAAGACCAGGAGTACAAGTACGGCTCCATCTGCAATCCCAGCGCGGAGATTCGCGGCAACGCCCTCTCGCACCTGCTCGATTCCGTAGAGATCGGCCGCGCCCTCAACTCCCGTGACGTCTCCATGTGGGTCTCCGACGGCTCCAACTACCCCGGCACCCAGAGCATCCGCCGCCGCATCGAGTACATGGAAGAGGTCCTCGCCGCCACCCACGCCGCCCTCGGTCCGGACCAGCGCATGCTCGTCGAATACAAGCCATTCGAGCCCGCCTTCTATCACACCGATATCGCTGACTGGGGCATGGCCCTCGAGCTCGCACGCCGCGCCGGCCCCAAGGCCAAGGTCCTCGTAGACACCGGCCACCACCTCCAGGGCACCAACATCGAGCAGATCGTCGCCTGGCTCCTCCACCTCAACGCCCTCGGTGGCTTTCACTTCAACGATCGCAAGTTCGCCGATGACGACCTCACCCTCGGCTCCATCGACCCCTACCAGGTCTTCCGCATCTTCCACGAGATCCTGTCCGATACGACCACGAACTTCAACGACATCGCCTTCATGATCGATCAAAGCCACAACCTCAAGGGCAAGGTCGAAGCCATGGTTCAAACCGTAGCCACCGCCCAGGAGCTCTACGCCAAAGCCGCCCTCGTGGACCACGCCAAGCTAGCCGAACTCCAGAAGTCCTGCAGCCTCGTCGAAGCCGAGGAGACCTTCCGAGAAGCCTTCTGGACCGACGTTCGCCCCATCGTCCGCGCCTGGCGCCAGTCCCACAACCTTCCCGCCAACCCTCTCACCGCTCTCGCAGAAAGCGGCTACGTGGAAAAGATCTCGCAGGAGCGCAGCGCAAAGAACGCCGCCAGCGTCTCCAGCTACGCCTGATCGCAGGGCCGTCTAGGATCTGCACGTAGCTCAACTGTTTTGAAAGGGCGGGACTTGAGTCCCGCCGCTCTGTTTGTGGCGATGAACCGGCTTGAGCCGCTGAGGGAATCGCGCCACCGCATCTTCCTGTGAAGCCAACCATCCCATCTGCCGTTCCCAGTGGTAATGTGGTGTGTATTGAAACGCCGCAGGAGTACGTTCCATTGAGAAAAACCACCAAGCGCCTCTACCTCATCCCCGTCCTCTCCAAAGCGCTGGATATCCTTGAGCTCCTCCAGACGGAAAACCAGCAGATGACGCTGGAAGCAATCCACCGCGAGACGAAGATCTCCAAAACCACCGTCTACCGAATCCTCAAGACCTTCGTCCATCGCGGCTACCTCTCGCAGTCGCAAGACGGCCTCTACCGCCAGGTCTCCCGCCCCAAGAAGATGCGCTTCGGCTTCGGCGGTCAGAGCGCGGAGATGCCCTTCTCAAACGAGGTCACCGAATCCCTCAAGCTCGCGGCAGCCTCCGTCGGCGTAGACCTCATGATTCTCGACAACTCCTACGACGGCCCCACCGCCATCCGCAACGTAGAGCAGTTCGTCGAAGCCCGCGTAGACCTCATCATCGAGTTCCAGGTCGAGCAAAACGTCGCCCCCATCATCGCCGACAAGATCGCCGCCGCCAACATCCCCCTCATCGCCATCGACATCCCCCACCCCCACGCCACCTTCTTCGGCGTAGACAACTACCGGGTAGGCGTAGAGGCCGGCGAAGTCCTCGCCGCCCACGCCGTCCGCCACTGGTCCGGCAAGGTCGATTGGATCCTCGGCCTCGACCTCCCCGAAGCCGGCCAGCTCGTCCAAAGCCGCATTACCGGAGCCTTTGAAGGCGTCCGAGCCACCATCGCGGACCTCCCGGACGAGTGCTTCGTCCGCATGGACGGCCGCGGCATCCGAGAGCGCAGCCGCAAGCTCGTCTCGGACTTCCTCCAGCGCCACCCCAAAGACAAACACATCCTCCTCGCGGCAGCCACGGACACCAGCGCCCTCGGCGCGCTTGACGCCGTCCGCGAGCAGAAGCGCGAGCGCAACGTCGTCATCGTCGGTCAGGACTGCATCGCGGAGGCCATCGCAGAGATGCGCGTCCCCAACTCCCCCATGATCGCCTCCATCTCCCATGAGACCGGCAGTTACGGCCAGAATCTCATCCACCTCGGCCTCGCCCTCCTCCGCGGCCAAACCGTAGCCCCATACAACTACGTCAACCACCGCCTCGTCACCCGCGAAACCCTTCCTCCTCTTTAACGCCCGTCATTCTGAGCGAAGCGAAGAACCCCCGTATTGGCTTTTGCCGTTGCATTTGCTCTTGCTCTTGCTTTGAAAGGGCGGGACTTCAGTCCCGCCGCTTGGCCCCCACCCACAAAACCGGCTTTAGCCGCCGAGGGAATAGCCGCAGCCATCCATCCCCGACGCATTCACCAAATCCCAATCCGAAAAAGTTGCCGTATTGACATTCAGTATGGAATGATTGGTGGGCGCAAAAATTCGCAGACCCCACCGTAGAACCACCAGGAGATCAGGCACACCATGGCACAGAATCAACTCAAGTTTCTAGAGGACCGTTGGGACGATAAGCTCGCGGAAACGCTCGACGCACCCGAACTCCTCCGTTACCGCTCCAACCTCCTCGGCTCGGATCTCCGCATCACCAACTTCGGCGGCGGAAACACCAGCTCCAAGCTCGATCAGAAAGACCCTTTGGACGGCCAGACCAAGCAGATTCTCTGGGTCAAGGGCTCCGGCGGAGATCTCGGCAGCATCAAGCGCGCCGGCTTTGCCACCCTCTATTTCGATAAGGTTCTCGCCCTCGAGAACGCTTACCGCGGCGTCGAGCTGGAAGATGAGATGGTCGGCATGTACCCCCTCTGCACCTTCGGCAACAACCCCGTAGCCGCCTCTATCGATACCTCCCTCCACGCCTTCCTGCCCTTCCCGCACGTCGATCACCTTCACCCCGACTGGGGCATCGCCCTCGCCGCATCGGCCAACGGCAAGATCAAGATGGAGGAGTTCAACAAGGAGTTCGGCCACAAGCTCGCATGGCTCCCCTGGCAGCGTCCCGGCTTTGAGCTCGGCATGATGCTCCGCAAGATCGTCCAGGAGACCCCCGGCTGCGATGGCGTCGTCCTCGGCGGCCACGGCCTCTTCACCTGGGGTAACACCCAGCGCGAGTCCTACCTCAACACCGTCACCATCATCGACCAGATCGGCCAGTTCATCGAGCGCCACGCCGCCCAGCCCGGCTACCAGCTCTTCAGCGGAGCCAAAGTTCAAGCACGCACCGACCGCTCAGAAATAGCCCAGTCCATCTTCCCCTACCTCCGCGGCATCGTCTCCCGCAGGCAGCGCTGGATCGGCAGCTTTACGGACGCAGCCTCGGTCCTCAACTTCGTCAACTCCGCTGAAGCCGAAGCCCTCGCGCACCTCGGCACCAGCTGCCCGGACCACTTCATCCGCACCAAGATCCGCCCCATGTTCATCAAGTGGAACCCCGCCGGCGACCCCTCGGAGTTGAAGGAACTCATCGCCACCGCCCTCGAAACCTACCGCGCAGAGTACGCCGACTACTACAAGGCTCACGCCCTGCTGGACTCGCCCGCACTCCGCGACGCCAGCCCCACCGTCGTTCTGATCCCCGGCGTAGGCATGTTCAGCTTCGGCAAGAACAAGACCGAAGCCCGCATCACCGGCGAGTTCTACATCAACGCCGTAGGCGTCATGCAGGGTGCCGGAGCACTCGGTGAAGGCA is a window of Granulicella tundricola MP5ACTX9 DNA encoding:
- a CDS encoding LutB/LldF family L-lactate oxidation iron-sulfur protein, producing the protein MSGTALDPRTAPIFPMAAHKLLGDSQLRKNVRHATDVIQNKRRIVVGEMPDWEALRESGKQLRAHTMQHLGHYLQQFERNCIAAGGQVHWARDAAEARQIVVDLAQSAKAKEVIKIKSMTTEEIFLNPALKAAGIQPFETDLAELIIQLGGDQPSHIVVPALHKNRAQIREIFMREMNLPNLGHTPQDLADAARLYLRQKFLTIHTAVSGANFLIAETGGVCVVESEGNGRMCLTLPKTLITIAGIDKVIPRFQDLEVLLQLLPRSATGERMNPYNSVWTGVTPGDGPKNFHVILLDNARTEILADHEGRQTLNCIRCGACQNACPVYRQTGGHAYGSVYAGPIGAILTPQLQHMEHAQSLPYASSLCGACYEVCPVKINIPEVLIHLRNKVVKQNGALTPEALAMRTMGMIFRSESRFRAAQRFGRIAETPLVRKDGQGQGWIGWLPGLLGGWTQVRDLQSMPKQTFREWFENRPQSTGKPAPKKGGTDVL
- a CDS encoding TIM barrel protein — protein: MPDLNGAVTEQDQQRVWAALDKFRIEIPSWGFANTGTRFGKFSQPAAASTIEEKFADAAQVNALTGVSSTMALHVLWDLPSGKSDIPKIQQLERTYGIRSGSINPNLFQDQEYKYGSICNPSAEIRGNALSHLLDSVEIGRALNSRDVSMWVSDGSNYPGTQSIRRRIEYMEEVLAATHAALGPDQRMLVEYKPFEPAFYHTDIADWGMALELARRAGPKAKVLVDTGHHLQGTNIEQIVAWLLHLNALGGFHFNDRKFADDDLTLGSIDPYQVFRIFHEILSDTTTNFNDIAFMIDQSHNLKGKVEAMVQTVATAQELYAKAALVDHAKLAELQKSCSLVEAEETFREAFWTDVRPIVRAWRQSHNLPANPLTALAESGYVEKISQERSAKNAASVSSYA
- a CDS encoding substrate-binding domain-containing protein translates to MRKTTKRLYLIPVLSKALDILELLQTENQQMTLEAIHRETKISKTTVYRILKTFVHRGYLSQSQDGLYRQVSRPKKMRFGFGGQSAEMPFSNEVTESLKLAAASVGVDLMILDNSYDGPTAIRNVEQFVEARVDLIIEFQVEQNVAPIIADKIAAANIPLIAIDIPHPHATFFGVDNYRVGVEAGEVLAAHAVRHWSGKVDWILGLDLPEAGQLVQSRITGAFEGVRATIADLPDECFVRMDGRGIRERSRKLVSDFLQRHPKDKHILLAAATDTSALGALDAVREQKRERNVVIVGQDCIAEAIAEMRVPNSPMIASISHETGSYGQNLIHLGLALLRGQTVAPYNYVNHRLVTRETLPPL
- a CDS encoding bifunctional rhamnulose-1-phosphate aldolase/short-chain dehydrogenase, producing the protein MAQNQLKFLEDRWDDKLAETLDAPELLRYRSNLLGSDLRITNFGGGNTSSKLDQKDPLDGQTKQILWVKGSGGDLGSIKRAGFATLYFDKVLALENAYRGVELEDEMVGMYPLCTFGNNPVAASIDTSLHAFLPFPHVDHLHPDWGIALAASANGKIKMEEFNKEFGHKLAWLPWQRPGFELGMMLRKIVQETPGCDGVVLGGHGLFTWGNTQRESYLNTVTIIDQIGQFIERHAAQPGYQLFSGAKVQARTDRSEIAQSIFPYLRGIVSRRQRWIGSFTDAASVLNFVNSAEAEALAHLGTSCPDHFIRTKIRPMFIKWNPAGDPSELKELIATALETYRAEYADYYKAHALLDSPALRDASPTVVLIPGVGMFSFGKNKTEARITGEFYINAVGVMQGAGALGEGKQCLDVPQAGPAASADKFKVHQNYVALPASEAFRIEYWALEEAKIRRQPPEKELSRRIALIVGGGSGIGREVALLAAERGAHVVVADRDTKGAESVAAEVKALIGKEAVTHVAIDITDRKAIRSALDATIAQFGGIDILINTAAIFPSSPDGIINDNLWAVTLEVNVTANFKLTDEAAIIFKEQGIDGSIVLTSSANAVVAKRGSEAYDVSKAALSHLVRELAVSMSPLVRVNGISPATVVKGSTMFPRDRVIASLSKYNLPFQETMTDDELRNVLAGFYAKRTLTHTPIDPRDCAQAIMFLAGPAARCTTGHLIPVDGGLVEAYLR
- a CDS encoding LutC/YkgG family protein, with the protein product MSSNLKNPAREAILSRINMALLPTPESQPEDHIATSWSAIPRTFRHDTQASPQDVLHLLIDRLHDYDAQVLTCTPSGITESIAKMLTARGVRKLLLPAGFPEDILPQGFEYIPDGREGESLTAAQLDATDGVITLSTLAIAETGTLVLQNVPGQGRRAASLVPDYHLCLVNAADVKATVPEAVAALQPTAALPTTFISGPSATADIEMTRIKGVHGPRFLDVILISSE